One genomic region from Pseudomonadota bacterium encodes:
- the atpG gene encoding ATP synthase F1 subunit gamma, with product MPSLKHIRRRIASVKSTQKITRAMKMVAAAKLRKAQETAERFRSYSNATASMLAEIAVDAGGEEHPLLERRPVKSALIIVISSDRGLCGGFNTNLNRMVFEHVKQETPTPALAIVGKKATAYFQRRQVEISEIFADVYSEPGYAIAAKIARRLIARYVSGEVDRIDLAYNEMISVSTQKPTVRPLLPIEMPAAAEGGDDGKGSAAGTYLFEPEGEQLLAKILPMSVEVAVCRALLESIAAEHAARMAAMDAATTNAQDMIEHLTLVYNRARQSAITSELMDIVGGADALD from the coding sequence ATGCCTAGCCTGAAGCACATCCGCCGGCGGATCGCGAGCGTGAAGAGCACGCAGAAGATCACGCGGGCGATGAAAATGGTCGCCGCGGCCAAGCTGCGCAAGGCGCAGGAGACGGCCGAGCGGTTCCGCAGCTACTCCAACGCGACCGCCTCGATGCTCGCCGAGATCGCGGTGGACGCGGGCGGCGAGGAGCACCCGCTGCTCGAGCGCCGTCCCGTGAAGTCGGCGCTGATCATCGTCATCTCGTCCGATCGCGGGCTCTGCGGCGGGTTCAACACGAACCTGAACCGCATGGTCTTCGAGCACGTGAAGCAGGAGACGCCCACGCCTGCGCTCGCCATCGTCGGCAAGAAGGCGACGGCGTACTTCCAGCGGCGCCAGGTCGAGATCTCCGAGATCTTCGCCGACGTCTACAGCGAGCCGGGGTACGCGATCGCCGCGAAGATCGCCCGGCGGCTGATCGCGCGGTACGTCTCGGGCGAGGTGGACAGGATCGATCTCGCGTACAACGAGATGATCTCGGTCTCGACCCAGAAGCCGACGGTGCGCCCGCTCCTGCCCATCGAGATGCCGGCGGCGGCGGAGGGCGGAGACGACGGCAAGGGGTCCGCCGCGGGCACCTACCTGTTCGAGCCCGAGGGCGAGCAGCTGCTCGCCAAGATCTTGCCCATGTCCGTCGAGGTCGCGGTCTGCCGCGCCCTGCTCGAGTCGATCGCGGCCGAGCACGCGGCGCGCATGGCGGCGATGGACGCGGCGACGACCAACGCGCAGGACATGATCGAGCACCTGACCCTGGTCTACAACCGCGCTCGCCAGAGCGCGATCACGAGCGAGTTGATGGACATCGTCGGCGGCGCGGACGCGCTGGACTGA
- the atpD gene encoding F0F1 ATP synthase subunit beta, with product MVELQKGKITQVIGPVVDVFFEKGELPTIFTALKVTNPSISKTEWNLTLEVSQHLGERTVRTVAMDTTDGLTRSMEVMNTGAPIMMPVGEGCLGRIINVVGDPVDEKGPVKTDMRLPIHRLPPSFTDQDTKVEVFETGIKVVDLLAPYRKGGKIGLFGGAGVGKTVLIMELINNVAKKHGGVSCFAGVGERTREGNDLMLEMAESKLGSGESVLSKTALIYGQMNEPPGARLRVALSALTVAEYYRDVQGQDVLLFIDNIFRFTQAGSEVSALLGRMPSAVGYQPTLATEMGELQERITSTTKGSITSVQAIYVPADDLTDPAPATAFAHLDATTVLSRQVAELGIYPAVDPLDSTSALLDPHVIGEEHYAVARKVQQVLQKYRDLQDIIAILGMDELSEDDKITVARARKIQQFLSQPFFVAEQFTGFAGQYVEIADTIKGFKMILAGEMDDVPEQAFWMCGPIEMVKEKADRMKLAAGGK from the coding sequence ATGGTCGAGCTGCAAAAAGGCAAAATCACCCAGGTCATCGGGCCGGTCGTGGACGTGTTCTTCGAGAAGGGAGAGCTGCCGACGATCTTCACCGCGCTCAAGGTCACGAACCCCAGCATTTCGAAGACCGAGTGGAACCTGACGCTCGAGGTCTCGCAGCACCTGGGCGAGCGCACGGTGCGCACGGTCGCGATGGACACCACCGACGGGTTGACGCGCAGCATGGAGGTGATGAACACCGGCGCGCCCATCATGATGCCCGTCGGCGAGGGGTGCCTCGGGCGCATCATCAACGTCGTCGGGGATCCGGTGGACGAGAAGGGCCCGGTCAAGACCGACATGCGGCTGCCGATCCACCGCCTGCCGCCGTCGTTCACGGACCAGGACACGAAGGTCGAGGTGTTCGAGACCGGCATCAAGGTCGTCGACCTGCTCGCGCCGTACCGCAAGGGCGGCAAGATCGGGCTGTTCGGCGGCGCGGGCGTCGGCAAGACCGTGCTCATCATGGAGCTCATCAACAACGTCGCCAAGAAGCACGGCGGCGTGTCGTGCTTCGCCGGCGTCGGCGAGCGCACCCGCGAGGGCAACGACCTGATGCTCGAGATGGCGGAGAGCAAGCTGGGATCGGGCGAGTCGGTGCTCTCCAAGACCGCGCTCATCTACGGCCAGATGAACGAGCCCCCGGGCGCGCGCCTCCGCGTCGCCCTGTCGGCGCTCACGGTCGCGGAGTACTACCGCGACGTCCAGGGGCAGGACGTGCTCCTGTTCATCGACAACATCTTCCGCTTCACGCAGGCGGGCTCCGAGGTTTCGGCGCTCCTCGGCCGCATGCCGTCGGCCGTCGGCTACCAGCCGACCCTGGCGACCGAGATGGGCGAGCTCCAGGAGCGGATCACCTCGACGACCAAGGGCTCCATCACCTCGGTGCAGGCGATCTACGTGCCCGCCGACGACCTCACGGACCCGGCCCCGGCGACCGCGTTCGCGCACCTCGACGCGACGACGGTGCTCTCGCGGCAGGTCGCGGAGCTCGGCATCTACCCGGCCGTGGATCCGCTCGACTCGACGTCGGCGCTCCTCGATCCCCACGTCATCGGGGAGGAGCACTACGCGGTGGCGCGCAAGGTGCAGCAGGTGCTGCAGAAGTACAGGGATCTCCAGGACATCATCGCGATCCTCGGCATGGACGAGCTGTCCGAGGACGACAAGATCACGGTCGCGCGGGCGCGCAAGATCCAGCAGTTCCTGTCGCAGCCGTTCTTCGTCGCCGAGCAGTTCACGGGGTTCGCGGGCCAGTACGTCGAGATCGCGGACACCATCAAGGGGTTCAAGATGATCCTCGCCGGCGAGATGGACGACGTCCCGGAGCAGGCGTTCTGGATGTGCGGCCCCATCGAGATGGTGAAGGAGAAGGCCGACCGGATGAAGCTCGCGGCCGGAGGCAAGTAG
- the atpC gene encoding ATP synthase F1 subunit epsilon: MADSIRLTVVTPGGGVFDGDVVSVTARTEVGEFCMLPDHCRLLTALEPGRLLLTRKDGGVESYVVDEGFLEGGKDHANVIVQRCVAVADIDEAAVKREAEELRAALAPLAEEAPERAEVVRALHWAEARIDATLSRNA, translated from the coding sequence ATGGCGGACAGCATCAGGCTCACGGTCGTGACCCCCGGCGGGGGCGTGTTCGACGGCGACGTCGTGTCCGTGACGGCGCGCACCGAGGTCGGCGAGTTCTGCATGCTGCCGGATCACTGCCGCCTCCTCACCGCGCTCGAGCCGGGCAGGCTCCTCCTCACGCGGAAGGACGGCGGGGTGGAGAGCTACGTCGTCGACGAGGGGTTCCTCGAGGGCGGCAAGGATCACGCGAACGTCATCGTGCAGCGGTGCGTCGCCGTGGCCGACATCGACGAGGCCGCCGTGAAGCGCGAGGCGGAGGAGCTCCGCGCCGCGCTCGCGCCCCTCGCCGAGGAGGCCCCCGAGCGCGCCGAGGTCGTGCGCGCCCTCCATTGGGCCGAGGCCAGGATCGACGCGACCCTCTCCCGCAACGCCTAG
- a CDS encoding PqqD family protein, whose translation MTSSDNTVYTPGTRVAFRKIGDSVVLVNIEDNTMIRLNDTGSEIWACLDGRNVGQIAARICELFEVPAEKALADTREFLEMLHGRGLVEAEGGK comes from the coding sequence ATGACCTCGAGCGACAACACCGTCTACACGCCGGGCACGCGGGTGGCCTTCAGGAAGATCGGCGACAGCGTCGTCCTCGTGAACATCGAGGACAACACCATGATCCGGCTGAACGACACCGGCTCCGAGATCTGGGCGTGTCTCGACGGGAGGAACGTCGGGCAGATCGCGGCGCGGATCTGCGAGCTCTTCGAGGTCCCGGCCGAGAAGGCGCTCGCAGACACCCGCGAGTTCCTCGAGATGCTCCACGGCCGCGGCCTCGTCGAAGCCGAGGGCGGGAAGTGA
- a CDS encoding radical SAM protein encodes MREARRPTSTQPPPRPSPGEGGGSGRRPASTDDLKCEVADGAFWERIQAGHEFPLGVLYCVTERCPLRCPHCYQDRNEARREAELTLAEIETLLDELVTLGVFKLTITGGEPTLRPDLQEIVAAAWKRRFLVSLKTSAAFLSTEDVRRLRENGLSALNVSLYHVDPQKHDAFVGHEGAWKATMNAIELFGSLGGVVVVNVIAMNWNGDAISPLRELCERHNWSMTVDPKVTHRSDGDARPTGLRAMGDAMVAAIKKLPKIKGKGPERAADDLVCLAGVNTVYVKPDGEVWPCPAMPLSMGSIREKPLGEIWKESEVRKRVLAMRWGDSAKCATCGISRFCQRCPGEALQEHGSLARESTIDCAMAEAYARIWAETHGDE; translated from the coding sequence GTGAGGGAAGCAAGGAGGCCGACGTCTACGCAACCCCCACCCCGGCCCTCCCCCGGCGAGGGAGGGGGAAGCGGAAGGAGGCCGGCGTCCACGGACGACCTCAAGTGCGAGGTCGCCGACGGCGCCTTCTGGGAGCGGATCCAGGCGGGCCACGAGTTCCCCCTGGGCGTGCTCTACTGCGTCACCGAGCGCTGCCCGCTCAGGTGCCCCCACTGCTACCAGGACAGGAACGAGGCCCGGCGCGAGGCCGAGCTCACGCTCGCAGAGATCGAGACCCTCCTCGACGAGCTGGTGACCCTGGGAGTCTTCAAGCTCACCATCACCGGCGGGGAGCCGACCCTGCGGCCGGATCTGCAGGAGATCGTGGCCGCGGCCTGGAAGCGGCGATTCCTGGTCTCGCTCAAGACCAGCGCCGCGTTCCTCTCCACCGAGGACGTCCGGCGCCTGCGGGAGAACGGGCTCTCCGCCCTGAACGTGAGCCTCTACCACGTCGATCCGCAGAAGCACGACGCGTTCGTCGGCCACGAGGGCGCCTGGAAGGCCACCATGAACGCCATCGAGCTCTTCGGATCCCTGGGCGGCGTGGTGGTGGTGAACGTGATCGCCATGAACTGGAACGGCGACGCCATCTCCCCATTGAGAGAGCTCTGCGAGCGTCACAACTGGTCCATGACCGTGGATCCCAAGGTCACCCACCGGAGTGATGGCGACGCGCGCCCGACCGGGCTTCGGGCCATGGGCGACGCGATGGTGGCCGCGATCAAGAAGCTGCCGAAGATCAAGGGCAAGGGCCCGGAGCGAGCCGCCGACGACCTCGTGTGCCTCGCCGGGGTGAACACGGTCTACGTCAAGCCCGACGGCGAGGTCTGGCCGTGCCCGGCCATGCCCCTCTCGATGGGGAGCATCCGGGAGAAGCCGCTCGGGGAGATCTGGAAGGAGTCGGAGGTCAGGAAGCGCGTCCTCGCGATGCGCTGGGGCGATTCGGCCAAGTGCGCGACCTGCGGCATCTCCCGTTTCTGCCAGCGCTGCCCGGGCGAGGCGCTCCAAGAGCACGGGAGCCTGGCGCGAGAGTCCACCATCGACTGCGCCATGGCCGAGGCCTACGCCAGGATCTGGGCCGAGACCCACGGCGATGAGTGA
- a CDS encoding S24/S26 family peptidase, translating into MSDACSMPEACFERPVRSEWDATGGSMTPFILAGSRLRCERVPISQIREGDVVCYIAEGGASFAHRVTRRVRSGAGFVLFTRGDAQSVEEEVPGEAVISVVRRVEHRLFSYDTGGPVGRAIARIALGEDRKTRAAKRLCAAGWRALAFTRRALKDRLGE; encoded by the coding sequence ATGAGTGACGCGTGCTCGATGCCCGAGGCCTGTTTCGAGCGGCCGGTGCGCTCCGAATGGGACGCGACCGGCGGCAGCATGACCCCGTTCATCCTGGCCGGGAGCCGGCTTCGGTGCGAGCGCGTGCCGATCTCGCAGATCCGTGAGGGCGACGTCGTCTGCTACATCGCCGAAGGCGGGGCCAGCTTCGCCCATCGTGTGACGCGGAGGGTGCGCTCGGGAGCGGGGTTCGTCCTCTTCACGCGCGGAGATGCCCAGTCCGTGGAGGAGGAGGTGCCCGGCGAGGCGGTGATCTCCGTCGTGCGCCGGGTCGAGCATCGCCTCTTTTCCTACGACACGGGCGGCCCGGTCGGCCGCGCGATTGCGCGCATCGCGCTCGGCGAGGATCGAAAAACCCGCGCGGCGAAGAGGCTCTGTGCCGCAGGATGGCGGGCGCTCGCCTTCACGCGAAGGGCGCTCAAGGATCGCCTCGGTGAGTGA
- a CDS encoding 50S ribosomal protein L11 methyltransferase: MTYNNIDIHLVMLQDRIRTEGYKRAIEAVVKPGDRVLDFGCGTGILSFFASRAGAEVVYAIDRSPMIRTAQDLARANGISNIRFFKGEGKALELPTQVDVIVSEFMGHFVFYEQMLPPLLALRDRWLAEGGAIIPARVGLHAALIGDESGAVDRAFFRTRPYGVDYSLVAEWPFYESTTGRLGPDQLVFDPVRLAELDLRSLTAAPETLRGEVRPDRDAEVYAMCGWFDTELSEGVRFGTGPADPPTHWLQMVFPLIRPFHARAGRPIRISFTPMYQGKPEGTVWRWSIADDADEIEMEMDDFALCELSARPVPDGWLP, translated from the coding sequence ATGACGTACAACAACATCGACATCCACCTCGTCATGCTCCAGGACCGCATCCGGACCGAGGGGTACAAGCGCGCCATCGAGGCGGTGGTGAAGCCCGGCGACAGAGTGCTCGACTTCGGGTGCGGCACCGGGATCCTGTCGTTCTTCGCGAGCCGTGCGGGCGCCGAGGTCGTGTACGCGATCGACAGATCGCCGATGATCCGCACCGCGCAGGATCTCGCGCGGGCAAACGGGATCTCGAACATCCGGTTCTTCAAGGGCGAGGGCAAGGCCCTGGAGCTCCCGACGCAGGTGGACGTCATCGTCTCCGAGTTCATGGGGCACTTCGTCTTCTACGAGCAGATGCTCCCGCCGCTCCTCGCCTTGCGCGACAGGTGGCTCGCCGAGGGCGGGGCGATCATCCCGGCGCGCGTGGGGCTCCACGCCGCGCTCATCGGCGACGAGAGCGGCGCCGTCGATCGCGCGTTCTTCCGCACGCGGCCCTACGGCGTGGACTACTCGCTCGTCGCGGAGTGGCCGTTCTACGAGTCGACGACCGGACGCCTCGGCCCGGACCAGCTCGTCTTCGACCCGGTCCGGCTCGCGGAGCTGGATCTGCGCTCGCTCACCGCGGCGCCCGAGACCCTGCGGGGGGAGGTCCGACCCGACCGCGACGCCGAGGTCTACGCCATGTGCGGCTGGTTCGACACCGAGCTGTCGGAGGGCGTCCGCTTCGGCACCGGCCCCGCGGATCCTCCCACGCACTGGCTGCAGATGGTGTTCCCGCTCATCCGCCCGTTCCACGCGCGGGCCGGCCGGCCGATCCGGATCTCGTTCACGCCCATGTACCAGGGCAAGCCCGAGGGGACGGTCTGGCGCTGGTCGATCGCGGACGACGCGGACGAGATCGAGATGGAGATGGACGACTTCGCCCTGTGCGAGCTGTCGGCGAGGCCGGTCCCGGACGGCTGGCTGCCGTAG
- a CDS encoding beta-ketoacyl-[acyl-carrier-protein] synthase family protein, protein MARQPSPKEIVVSGYDMVTPLGDDLEAQWAAFAAGRSGVDWIRRFEVAESYPVRVAGQVPEVDFSRFAFWSERDAANWFSPVIFHSMLVAERALSHAGLAVTDANAARVAVTFSSAIGGLDAMIGAEAKLREGLTPHPFTNPNGCLNLVAGKVSILTGAKGPIFSPVAACATGAASIATAAMLLETGRADAVIAGACDFPVLPSLVASFASMNGAFSSRKPDDRAFTDPAKISRPFSKDRKGFVVSEGAAALVVTTRAYAEACGMPIRGVVEGFSMTSDAKHYVAPSFPTIVACIEQALACAGVDPSEIDAVNAHAASTGVGDATEVKALRAIFGDGFRQPVSANKSQIGHTMGASSAIELILAIEGMRRGVLLPTINHLPDPELAADVVAEGARAFPHERVLSNSFGFGGCNVCVVARRGEP, encoded by the coding sequence ATGGCGCGACAACCTTCACCGAAAGAGATCGTCGTCAGCGGCTACGACATGGTGACGCCGCTCGGGGACGACCTCGAGGCGCAGTGGGCGGCGTTCGCGGCGGGCCGCTCCGGCGTCGACTGGATCCGCCGCTTCGAGGTCGCCGAGAGCTACCCCGTCCGCGTCGCGGGCCAGGTGCCGGAGGTCGACTTCTCGCGCTTCGCCTTCTGGAGCGAGCGGGACGCCGCGAACTGGTTCTCGCCCGTTATCTTCCACTCGATGCTCGTCGCCGAGCGCGCCCTCTCGCACGCGGGCCTCGCGGTGACCGACGCGAACGCCGCGCGCGTCGCCGTGACCTTCTCCTCGGCGATAGGCGGCCTCGACGCGATGATCGGCGCCGAGGCGAAGCTGCGCGAGGGGCTGACGCCGCACCCGTTCACCAACCCGAACGGCTGCCTGAACCTCGTCGCCGGCAAGGTCTCGATCCTGACCGGCGCCAAGGGCCCGATCTTCAGCCCGGTCGCGGCGTGCGCGACGGGCGCCGCGTCGATCGCCACCGCCGCGATGCTGCTCGAGACCGGCCGCGCCGACGCCGTCATCGCCGGCGCCTGCGACTTCCCGGTGCTCCCGTCGCTCGTCGCCTCGTTCGCGTCCATGAACGGGGCGTTCTCGAGCCGCAAGCCCGACGATCGCGCGTTCACCGATCCCGCGAAGATCTCGCGACCGTTCTCCAAGGACCGCAAGGGGTTCGTCGTCTCCGAGGGCGCCGCGGCGCTCGTCGTGACGACGCGGGCATACGCCGAGGCTTGCGGGATGCCGATCCGCGGGGTCGTCGAGGGGTTCAGCATGACGTCGGACGCCAAGCACTACGTGGCGCCGAGCTTCCCGACGATCGTCGCCTGCATCGAGCAGGCGCTCGCCTGCGCCGGGGTCGATCCTTCGGAGATCGACGCCGTCAACGCCCACGCCGCGTCGACCGGGGTCGGCGACGCGACCGAGGTCAAGGCGCTGCGCGCGATCTTCGGCGACGGCTTCCGGCAGCCGGTCTCGGCGAACAAGTCGCAGATCGGCCACACGATGGGCGCGTCGAGCGCGATCGAGCTGATCCTCGCCATCGAGGGCATGCGCCGCGGCGTGCTGCTCCCGACGATCAACCACCTCCCGGATCCCGAGCTCGCCGCCGACGTCGTGGCCGAGGGCGCCCGCGCCTTCCCGCACGAGCGCGTGCTCTCCAACTCGTTCGGCTTCGGCGGGTGCAACGTCTGTGTCGTCGCCCGCCGGGGCGAGCCGTGA
- a CDS encoding serine/threonine protein kinase, translated as MKDARLSNPPPPIGRTHIGRFAVIYPLAHGGMASVHVGRISGMAGFEKLVAIKVIHPHLACEESFVTMFLDEARLAAQIHHPNAGEVIEVGEDGGLYYMVSELIVGQSLRNLYRRAEALCRKIPRPMSADICAKVCGALHEAHELKDGDGKPLGIVHRDISPRNVLVSYNGFVKLIDFGIAWAKGRMSHTDVGQVKGRIGYIPPEQLKGQPFDRRGDLFSLGVMLYLMVIGKHPFPGVSDAERMHKIVNGVFVPPRLVIPGIEPDLEAVIKKAMAGSPDDRYATAAEMGRDLKSYVHASSTLPGGWDSSNELQAVMHDLFEDEQLRHRERIREAAEVVGSDKVFEAPARAPKGATPVSLGETAMTATGTHRSIIAKESGGWAHSLRLVIAGGAVAIAAVVALSLALSDGGALPPSRAPEPDTRAALIASPAEPLYPAPVRNAAEDAAPLVIHVAFDVQPPEAVISVDGARLAEGARELDLAPDGKTHSVTIEAPGYATERGSFVADVDHTFLRRLDKLSGKKDRGKQKGVSKKGRGGKKLRDLGFMDSPF; from the coding sequence ATGAAGGACGCGAGGCTCTCCAACCCGCCGCCGCCCATCGGCCGCACCCACATCGGCCGCTTCGCAGTCATCTATCCCCTGGCGCACGGCGGCATGGCGTCGGTGCACGTGGGCCGGATCTCCGGCATGGCCGGCTTCGAGAAGCTCGTCGCGATCAAGGTCATCCACCCGCACCTCGCGTGCGAGGAGTCGTTCGTCACGATGTTCCTCGACGAGGCCCGCCTGGCCGCGCAGATCCACCACCCCAACGCGGGCGAGGTGATCGAGGTCGGCGAGGACGGCGGGCTCTACTACATGGTGAGCGAGCTGATCGTCGGCCAGAGCCTGCGCAACCTGTACAGGCGGGCCGAGGCGCTGTGCCGGAAGATCCCGCGCCCGATGAGCGCCGACATCTGCGCCAAGGTCTGCGGGGCCCTCCACGAGGCCCACGAGCTCAAGGACGGCGACGGCAAGCCGCTCGGGATCGTGCACCGTGACATCTCCCCGCGCAACGTGCTCGTCTCCTACAACGGGTTCGTCAAGCTGATCGACTTCGGCATCGCCTGGGCCAAGGGGCGGATGTCCCATACGGATGTCGGCCAGGTGAAGGGCAGGATCGGGTACATCCCCCCCGAGCAGCTCAAGGGGCAACCGTTCGATCGCCGCGGCGATCTCTTCTCCCTCGGCGTGATGCTGTACCTGATGGTCATAGGCAAGCACCCGTTCCCCGGCGTGAGCGACGCCGAGCGGATGCACAAGATCGTGAACGGCGTCTTCGTGCCGCCGAGGCTGGTCATTCCGGGCATCGAGCCGGATCTGGAGGCCGTTATCAAGAAGGCGATGGCCGGCTCGCCCGACGATAGGTACGCCACCGCCGCGGAGATGGGGCGCGATCTCAAGTCCTACGTCCACGCGAGCTCGACTTTGCCCGGCGGCTGGGACAGCTCGAACGAGCTCCAGGCGGTGATGCACGATCTGTTCGAGGACGAGCAGCTCAGGCACCGCGAACGCATCCGCGAGGCAGCCGAGGTGGTCGGCTCGGACAAGGTCTTCGAGGCCCCGGCGCGCGCTCCGAAGGGAGCCACGCCTGTGAGCCTGGGCGAGACCGCGATGACCGCGACCGGCACGCACCGAAGCATCATCGCCAAGGAATCGGGCGGGTGGGCGCACTCCTTGAGGCTCGTCATCGCCGGCGGCGCGGTGGCGATCGCGGCGGTCGTCGCGCTGTCGCTGGCCCTCTCCGACGGCGGCGCGCTTCCTCCGAGCCGAGCGCCCGAGCCCGACACCCGGGCCGCGCTCATCGCGTCCCCCGCCGAGCCGCTCTACCCCGCGCCTGTCCGGAACGCTGCCGAAGACGCCGCGCCTTTGGTGATTCACGTGGCGTTCGACGTGCAACCGCCCGAGGCGGTGATCAGCGTCGACGGCGCCCGGCTCGCCGAAGGCGCCCGCGAGCTCGACCTCGCCCCCGACGGCAAGACCCACTCCGTGACCATCGAGGCTCCCGGCTACGCGACGGAGCGGGGGAGCTTCGTCGCCGACGTGGACCACACCTTCCTGCGCCGGTTGGACAAGCTGTCCGGCAAGAAGGACAGGGGCAAGCAGAAGGGCGTGTCCAAGAAGGGGCGCGGCGGCAAGAAGCTCCGCGACCTGGGCTTCATGGACAGCCCGTTCTGA
- a CDS encoding radical SAM protein: MLTIKDLIRDDDTKRKYEAVKAMVGVSGMRSSIYDVNNICNLRCKGCFYFSSDQHKVDDQKDLDKLKAFIDSEKARGVNYAILIGGEPSLSLDRLDVWYANVKCSAATNGLKRIPRERYPSMRFGISLWGDEEDEIRLRGKNAFGTSLKSYKDDPNTYYLYTITPQTIGAVETVTKKIGDAGLRVHYQLFSNDQGVEGMDWTPDLYAEVRDKMDAMLEKYPRIVVSSHYYHQVLTTQTMLGRPFGWMECPSVSEGVDTREPRPKRLAGFNSIGSDYTTIHRCCTSVTRDCTTCHDGAATMSWIMVNKRDHMTTPEDFANWVDVTYMFAKLYEFIPW, encoded by the coding sequence GTGCTGACGATCAAGGACCTCATTCGGGACGACGACACGAAGCGGAAGTACGAGGCCGTCAAGGCGATGGTCGGCGTGAGCGGCATGCGCTCCTCGATCTACGACGTGAACAACATCTGCAACCTGCGGTGCAAGGGCTGCTTCTACTTCTCGAGCGACCAGCACAAGGTCGACGACCAGAAGGATCTCGACAAGCTCAAGGCGTTCATCGACTCCGAGAAGGCCCGCGGCGTGAACTACGCGATCCTGATAGGCGGCGAGCCCTCGCTGTCGCTGGATCGGCTCGACGTCTGGTACGCGAACGTCAAGTGCTCGGCCGCGACCAACGGGCTGAAGCGCATCCCGCGCGAAAGGTACCCGAGCATGCGGTTCGGGATCTCCCTGTGGGGCGACGAGGAGGACGAGATCCGGCTGCGCGGCAAGAACGCATTCGGCACCTCGCTCAAGAGCTACAAGGACGACCCGAACACCTACTACCTCTACACGATCACGCCGCAGACGATCGGCGCGGTCGAGACCGTGACGAAGAAGATCGGCGACGCCGGGCTGCGCGTCCACTACCAGCTGTTCTCCAACGACCAGGGCGTCGAGGGGATGGACTGGACGCCCGACCTCTACGCCGAGGTGCGCGACAAGATGGACGCGATGCTCGAGAAGTACCCGCGGATCGTCGTCTCGTCGCACTACTACCACCAGGTGCTCACGACGCAGACGATGCTCGGGCGCCCGTTCGGCTGGATGGAGTGCCCCTCGGTCTCCGAGGGCGTCGACACGCGCGAGCCGCGCCCGAAGCGCCTCGCGGGGTTCAACTCGATAGGCTCGGACTACACGACGATCCACAGGTGCTGCACCTCGGTGACGCGCGACTGCACGACCTGCCACGACGGCGCGGCCACGATGTCGTGGATCATGGTGAACAAGCGCGATCACATGACCACCCCCGAGGACTTCGCGAACTGGGTCGACGTGACCTACATGTTCGCCAAGCTCTACGAGTTCATCCCCTGGTAA
- a CDS encoding radical SAM protein, whose product MAATFKELIGVPEIGARWDKVRRYFFLRESTYDMTRRCNLRCDGCYYYEGAKQHAKDESDPAKWRTLFEAEKERGITFVVLAGAEPSLVPELCRVCYDVIPLGCIASNGLKPFPKEIGYRIHVSVWGDDEESKRFRGRACLDQQLANVAGDDRIVFVYTFTKRNVDQADGVVARIAEAGGRITFNMFSPPVGYEGELALDAGAFAAVRAKMESLLVRHPKTVLFSRYNAEAHTDPERSLHARYHCPYPRCNPDTRLGLGRSFRQYRSDLTWDRSVSCCVPDTDCADCRHYAAGSAIVTARMAQHVGSEESFRKWLDYVDTYLAVWVRGYEKGENLYK is encoded by the coding sequence GTGGCCGCGACGTTCAAGGAGCTCATCGGCGTCCCCGAGATCGGCGCGCGATGGGACAAGGTCAGGCGGTACTTCTTCCTCCGTGAGTCGACCTACGACATGACCCGGCGGTGCAACCTGCGCTGCGACGGCTGCTACTACTACGAGGGGGCGAAGCAGCACGCCAAGGACGAGTCCGATCCCGCCAAGTGGCGAACCCTGTTCGAGGCGGAGAAGGAGCGCGGGATCACGTTCGTCGTCCTCGCGGGCGCCGAGCCCTCCCTCGTGCCGGAGCTCTGCCGGGTCTGCTACGACGTCATCCCGCTCGGGTGCATCGCGAGCAACGGGCTCAAGCCGTTCCCGAAGGAGATCGGGTACCGCATCCACGTCTCGGTCTGGGGCGACGACGAGGAGTCGAAGCGGTTCCGCGGCCGCGCGTGCCTCGATCAGCAGCTCGCGAACGTCGCGGGCGACGATCGCATCGTCTTCGTCTACACGTTCACGAAGCGCAACGTCGATCAGGCCGACGGCGTCGTCGCGCGGATCGCCGAGGCCGGCGGGCGGATCACGTTCAACATGTTCTCGCCGCCGGTCGGGTACGAGGGCGAGCTCGCGCTGGACGCGGGCGCGTTCGCCGCGGTGCGCGCCAAGATGGAGTCGCTGCTCGTCCGGCACCCGAAGACCGTGCTCTTCTCCCGCTACAACGCGGAGGCGCACACGGATCCCGAGCGCTCGTTGCACGCCCGGTACCACTGCCCGTACCCGCGCTGCAACCCGGACACGCGGCTCGGCCTCGGCCGCAGCTTCCGCCAGTACCGCTCGGACCTCACCTGGGATCGCTCCGTGTCCTGCTGCGTCCCGGACACCGACTGCGCCGACTGCCGCCACTACGCGGCCGGCTCGGCGATCGTGACCGCGCGCATGGCGCAGCACGTCGGCTCCGAGGAGAGCTTCCGCAAGTGGCTGGACTACGTGGACACGTACCTCGCGGTCTGGGTGCGCGGTTACGAGAAGGGCGAGAACCTCTACAAGTAG